GGACCGCGGACGGCCTCCGCGAGCGGGGACTCTCGGTGACGGTCGAGCCCGAGGGGATCGTCGAGACCATCCGCGCGACGAAGACCGACTGGGAAATCGAACAGATTCGCTCGAGCCAGCGGGCCAACGAGGCCGCGATGGCCCGCGCCGAAGAGCTGATCGCGACCGCCGATATCGAGGACGGCCGTCTGGTGCGGGACGGCGAGCCGCTGACCAGCGAGCGCGTCACGGAGGCGATCGAGATCACGCTGTTGGGCCACGGCTGCGCGCTCGACGAGACGATCGTCGCCTGCGGCGCCGACGCGGCCGACCCGCACGACCGCGGCAGCGGTCCGCTCGCGGCCGACGAACTGATCGTGATCGACATCTTCCCGCGGGACAAGGAGACCGGCTACTTCGCCGACATGACCCGCACCTTCGCTCGCGGCGATCCGGGCGAGGAAGCCCGCCGGCGGTACGAGGTCACGCGAGAGGCCTACGAGGCCGCCCTCGAGGCCGTCGAAGCGGGTGTGACGGGGGCCGAGGTCCACGGCGCGGCCTGCGACGTCATCGAGGACGCCGGCTACGACACCCTCCGGAGCGATCCGGACACCGAGACGGGCTTCATCCACAGCACCGGCCACGGCGTCGGGCTGGACATCCACGAACAGCCCAGCGTCTCGCCCGCCGGCGGCGACCTCGAGCCCGGCCACGTGATATCGATCGAGCCCGGTATCTACGACCCCGCCGTGGGTGGGGTCCGCATCGAGGATCTGATCGTCGTCACCGAGGACGGCTACGAGAACCTGACCGACTATCGGGTGGGACTCGAGCCCAGAGCCGAGTAACCGGCCTCTCGATCCGGAATTCGGTGCGGCTCGGATTCGTTCTCCTTCGGTAGCGCGCACCGGGACGTAGTGAGCGATATCGAGGTCGAACGAAGTGACGACCTCAGGGAAGCGAACTGCGTCCCGACACTGCGCGAGGGATGAGCGAGTGAGCAAAGCGAACGAGCGAATCGGCTGGGGAGGGCGTGGCAATTCCGCGCCGCCACGGTACGCAGGACGCTTCGTACTCGGCCACACTACTATCGTGGCAACGGGGATTTCCACATCCTCCCCAGCCGATTCGCTCACTCACTCTGTTCGATCGCTCATCCCTCGCGCGGCTTCGGGACGTGGTTCGTAAAACTCACCCCGTCCCGGCGCGCGCCACTGCGAAGCCGGTCGCTCAGTTCGATACGTTCTCCGCGATACGCTCGCCGGTCTCGAGCCCGTTGCGCAACGCGGCGTGGAGTCGCCCCTCGCCGGCGACCCAGTCGCCGAGACAG
This portion of the Haloterrigena gelatinilytica genome encodes:
- a CDS encoding M24 family metallopeptidase, producing MELDVDLAPLREHLETDGLDGYLIDDDASDADQRYVSGFTAPDPYQTLVADDGTHLLVSGLEYGRATADSSADSVSRLSTYDYQELVGEHGAYEAKNRAIAAFLEDHGVESIAVPQNFPTGTADGLRERGLSVTVEPEGIVETIRATKTDWEIEQIRSSQRANEAAMARAEELIATADIEDGRLVRDGEPLTSERVTEAIEITLLGHGCALDETIVACGADAADPHDRGSGPLAADELIVIDIFPRDKETGYFADMTRTFARGDPGEEARRRYEVTREAYEAALEAVEAGVTGAEVHGAACDVIEDAGYDTLRSDPDTETGFIHSTGHGVGLDIHEQPSVSPAGGDLEPGHVISIEPGIYDPAVGGVRIEDLIVVTEDGYENLTDYRVGLEPRAE